TATGTAGATGAGTTGCGCGCCTGTTAGCGCACACAGTCGGGGATTGCACGGAATAGTTGCTCAAACGAGTGCGTGAACTGGCGACCGGTGCATTTCCATCTGTGAAACGTTCCGCCAGTATGCCGCCAACATATGACATTCGCGACAAAGGACACCCAAATGGCAGACACAATGATCGGTGTGATCGGCGGCTCCGGCCTTTATGAAATTGACGGCTTGGAAAATGCCACGTGGCAAAGCGTCGAGACCCCGTGGGGCGCGCCATCTGACGCAATCCTGACCGGTAAGCTGGACGGGGTCAGCATGGCCTTCCTGCCGCGCCACGGGCGGGGGCATGTGCATTCGCCAACCACCGTCCCCTATCGCGCGAATATCGATGCACTGAAACGGTTAGGTGTGACGGATGTGATCTCTGTCTCCGCCTGCGGGTCCTTCCGCGAGGAAATGGCGCCGGGCGATTTCGTCATCGTCGACCAGTTCATCGACCGCACCTTCGCCCGCGAAAAGTCGTTCTTTGGCACCGGTTGTGTGGCCCATGTTTCGGTCGCACACCCGACCTGTCCGCGCCTTGGGGCCGCCTGCCTTAAAGCGGCCAAGGACACCGGCATCACCGTCCACAACGGCGGCACCTATCTGGCGATGGAGGGTCCGCAATTCTCGACCCTCGCGGAAAGCAAAATGTATCGCGACAGCTGGGGCGCGGATGTGATCGGCATGACCAACATGCCGGAGGCCAAGCTCGCCCGCGAGGCAGAGCTGTGCTACGCCAGCGTCGCCATGATCACCGACTATGACAGCTGGCACCCAGACCACGGCGAAGTGGACGTGACCCAGATCATCGCCACCCTGATGGGCAACGCCAGCAAGGCCCGCGACATGGTCGCCAAACTGCCAACCTTGCTTGGGGCCGAGCGCGACCCTTGCGTCCACGGCTGTGACCGTGCGCTGGAATACGCGATCCTCACCGCCCCCGACGCTCGAGACAAAGCCCTGATCGATAAGCTCGACGCTGTGGCGGGTCGCGTTCTTGCGTAAACTGTTCTGGGGCTGCCTCGGGCTGATCGCGCTGTTTCTTGCGCCTCGCCTTTGGCTGCACCCGACACCTGCCCCACCTTGCCCTGCACTGCGCTCGCTACGGTTTGGAGGCCCCAAACGGCGCTTATCAGGGGGAACATTGATCGGGATATACCTGCATCAACCCGTGATAAAACCGTGATGAGAAGGCTGGAGCAATTAATTCGGCCCCTCTTTAAACATTGAAAACAAGCGCTTGCACATAACTGCCGCATTTCACGTCGGCAGATGGCTGACCTATGGTAAACTTCCTCTATTCAAACCGACTTTTTTGTGAGGAATTTTCGCATGGACACAGCAGCCATCAAGCTTGTGCAATCCAAGCTCAAAGAGATGGGGCACTATACCGGCCGCATCGACGGGGATAGAGGCCCGAAGACACACGCCGCCGTCAAAAAGGGTATTCCGCAGATTGGCGGCACGCCGCCAGCGGGATGGAAAAGCCAAAGCGGCAAACGGCAAACCATCATGTTTCTGCAACTCTACTGCCACGCCAGCGATGTCAACGCGGGCACAGTGGACGGGTTTTGGGGTCCGCAAACCGCATGGGCCGCAGACGCGTTGGAGGAGAAGCTACAAAACGGGTTCATCCACGCCTGGCGTGATGTCGAGCCGATTGAAGCCAACCCGCACCAATTTCCCAAGCAATCCCAGATGACCAATTTCTACGGCCCTCATGGCGAGCCCGGCGGGCGTTCTCCCGAACTGGTGAGTGTCCCCTGCCCTTGGCCACTGAAGATCGCATGGAACAAGTCGCAGCGCCGGTCCGGCTTCAAGGTGCATAAGAAGGTGGCCGACAGTCTGGGCGAGATTGTCGAGCGAGTGCATGACCACTACGGCTTGGCCGAGATTGAGCGGCTGGGTTTTGATCTGTTCGGTGGCGACTACAACCCGCGCAAGATGCGTGGCGGCAGCAGCTGGTCCACCCATAGTTGGGGGATCGCCATCGACTTTGACCCCGAGCGCAACCGCCTGAAATGGGGCCGTGACCGTGCCAGCTTTG
Above is a window of Litoreibacter janthinus DNA encoding:
- a CDS encoding S-methyl-5'-thioadenosine phosphorylase; the encoded protein is MADTMIGVIGGSGLYEIDGLENATWQSVETPWGAPSDAILTGKLDGVSMAFLPRHGRGHVHSPTTVPYRANIDALKRLGVTDVISVSACGSFREEMAPGDFVIVDQFIDRTFAREKSFFGTGCVAHVSVAHPTCPRLGAACLKAAKDTGITVHNGGTYLAMEGPQFSTLAESKMYRDSWGADVIGMTNMPEAKLAREAELCYASVAMITDYDSWHPDHGEVDVTQIIATLMGNASKARDMVAKLPTLLGAERDPCVHGCDRALEYAILTAPDARDKALIDKLDAVAGRVLA
- a CDS encoding M15 family metallopeptidase, producing MDTAAIKLVQSKLKEMGHYTGRIDGDRGPKTHAAVKKGIPQIGGTPPAGWKSQSGKRQTIMFLQLYCHASDVNAGTVDGFWGPQTAWAADALEEKLQNGFIHAWRDVEPIEANPHQFPKQSQMTNFYGPHGEPGGRSPELVSVPCPWPLKIAWNKSQRRSGFKVHKKVADSLGEIVERVHDHYGLAEIERLGFDLFGGDYNPRKMRGGSSWSTHSWGIAIDFDPERNRLKWGRDRASFAHPDCADFWEIWERQGWTSLGRIKNFDWMHVQAARLG